One Mycolicibacterium rufum genomic window, TTCGTCCCATGGTCGTCAGGATCGCACAGCGATACCTCGCACCCGGGCGTTTGCCGCAGCCCACAATGACGCCATGGCGTTTCACGGCTGGCCCATCGAGGCGGTGGAGTTCTACGAAGGCCTCGAGGCCGACAACTCCAAGGTGTACTGGCAGGACCACAGGGACACCTACGAGCGGCATGTGAAGGCGCCGATGGAGGAACTGCTGGCCGAGCTCGCCGACGAGTTCGGTCCCGGCACGATGTTCCGGCCCTACCGCGACGTGCGCTTCAGCGCCGACAAGAGCCCCTACAAGACCACCTGCGCCGCCCGGATCGGCGCCGGCTACGTGTCGTTCTCGGCGGAGGGGCTGTCGGCGGGCAGCGGGCTCTACATGCCGGACCCCGCCGCGTTGCAGCGTTTCCGGGCGGCCGTCGACGCCACCGACTCCGGGACCGCACTGGCGGGCATCGTCGCCGATCTGCGCAAGGCTGGCTACCAGGTCACGGCGCACGACGTGCTCAAGACCGCTCCGCGCGGTTACCCCGCCGACCACCCGCGGATCGAGCTGCTGCGGCACAAGGGCCTCGCGATGATGACAAGCTGGCCGGTCGGGGCGTGGCTCGGCACCTGCCGCGCCAAGGATCGCGTGGTCACGACACTGCGCGCCGCCGTCCCGCTGGGGCAGTGGCTGGATCGTCACGTGGGCTAGCGCCGTACCGGCCGGCGCGGCAGACCGGTAACCTTGGGGCCGATGACCGATCGCGCCGAACAACACGGCATTTCCTACGCGTCGGCCGGGGTCGACATCGAAGCAGGCGACCGCGCTGTCGAGCTGTTCAAACCGCTCGCCAAGAAGGCCACCCGCCCCGAGGTACGCGGCGGCCTGGGCGGGTTCGCCGGCCTGTTCGCCCTGCGGGGCGGCTACCGCGAGCCCCTGCTGGCCTCGTCCACCGACGGCGTGGGCACCAAGCTCGCCGTCGCCCAGGCGATGGACAAGCACGACACCGTCGGTATCGACCTGGTCGCGATGGTCGTCGACGACCTCGTGGTGTGCGGCGCCGAGCCCCTCTTCCTGCAGGACTACATCGCGGTCGGGCGGACCGTGCCCGAACGCGTCGCCGAACTGGTGTCCGGCATCGCCGACGGCTGTGTACAGGCCGGATGCGCGCTGCTGGGCGGCGAGACGGCCGAACATCCCGGACTGATGGCGCCCGACCACTACGACATCTCCGCCACCGGCGTCGGGGTCGTGGAGGCAGACGACGTGCTCGGTCCCGACCGGGTCCGCCCCGGCGACGTGCTCATCGCGATGGCCTCCACCGGCCTGCACTCCAACGGCTACTCGCTGGCCCGCCACGTCCTGCTCGAGATCGACCACATGAACCTGGCCGGGCACGTCGAGGAGTTCGGCCGCACCCTGGGCGAGGAACTGCTCGAGCCCACCCGCATCTACGCCAAGGACTGCCTGGCGCTGGCCGCCGAAACCCAGGTCCGCACGTTCTGCCACGTCACCGGCGGTGGGCTGGCCGGCAACCTGGAACGCGTCATCCCGCACGGCCTGGTCGCGCAACTCGACCGCGGCACGTGGACCCCGGCGCCCGTCTTCGGCATGATCGCCCAGCGCGGCCGCATCGAACGGGCCGAGATGGAGAAGACGTTCAACATGGGTGTGGGAATGGTGGCCGTCGTGGCGCCGGAGGACACCGACCGCGCACTGGCCGTGCTGACTG contains:
- a CDS encoding DUF2461 domain-containing protein, translated to MAFHGWPIEAVEFYEGLEADNSKVYWQDHRDTYERHVKAPMEELLAELADEFGPGTMFRPYRDVRFSADKSPYKTTCAARIGAGYVSFSAEGLSAGSGLYMPDPAALQRFRAAVDATDSGTALAGIVADLRKAGYQVTAHDVLKTAPRGYPADHPRIELLRHKGLAMMTSWPVGAWLGTCRAKDRVVTTLRAAVPLGQWLDRHVG
- the purM gene encoding phosphoribosylformylglycinamidine cyclo-ligase, producing MTDRAEQHGISYASAGVDIEAGDRAVELFKPLAKKATRPEVRGGLGGFAGLFALRGGYREPLLASSTDGVGTKLAVAQAMDKHDTVGIDLVAMVVDDLVVCGAEPLFLQDYIAVGRTVPERVAELVSGIADGCVQAGCALLGGETAEHPGLMAPDHYDISATGVGVVEADDVLGPDRVRPGDVLIAMASTGLHSNGYSLARHVLLEIDHMNLAGHVEEFGRTLGEELLEPTRIYAKDCLALAAETQVRTFCHVTGGGLAGNLERVIPHGLVAQLDRGTWTPAPVFGMIAQRGRIERAEMEKTFNMGVGMVAVVAPEDTDRALAVLTARHLNCWTLGTIEKGSKDGSRAVLVGRHPRF